One part of the Sorangiineae bacterium MSr11954 genome encodes these proteins:
- a CDS encoding YbjN domain-containing protein, with protein sequence MPDVLSPHTPIYADRATGQVFPDARTMVNAYLTQFASRAGTSLDELDDSGYTQVRKGSASVGINVLGDHGVLLLLAPVMAVPKTQRERFYRRLLELSFLTTSDAAFAIDAQKDEVYVRALRRLSGLDYEEFEDLLETVGKVADEWDDVLRKEF encoded by the coding sequence ATGCCGGACGTCCTGTCGCCCCATACCCCCATCTACGCCGACCGCGCCACCGGGCAGGTGTTCCCCGATGCGCGCACCATGGTCAACGCGTACCTCACGCAGTTCGCCAGCCGCGCGGGCACGAGCCTCGATGAGCTCGACGATTCGGGCTACACCCAAGTCCGCAAGGGATCGGCCAGCGTCGGCATCAACGTGCTGGGCGATCACGGCGTTCTGCTCTTGCTCGCGCCGGTAATGGCGGTCCCCAAAACGCAAAGGGAGCGCTTCTACCGCCGGCTCTTGGAGCTCTCGTTCCTCACCACCAGCGACGCCGCCTTCGCCATCGACGCCCAAAAAGACGAGGTGTACGTCCGCGCCCTTCGGCGGCTCTCGGGGCTCGACTACGAGGAGTTCGAGGATCTGCTGGAGACCGTCGGCAAAGTCGCCGACGAATGGGACGACGTTTTGCGCAAGGAATTTTAG
- a CDS encoding leucyl aminopeptidase has product MDLRYLPHDLRRIDEANAEVVACAIWQDEVPMRGLAGLLDWRLAGKLSALQRADYLRGEAGEVLCVPGRPRLPFDKVLVFGLGPRPPQGFEEARFRETVLHLLRTLEGLHVPRAVVELPGRADASILPDRAATVVLECVGTSAAHDTWWIVDHADAERHLLERAQEEQRRARRA; this is encoded by the coding sequence ATGGATTTACGCTACTTACCGCACGATCTTCGCCGCATCGATGAAGCCAACGCCGAGGTGGTGGCGTGCGCCATCTGGCAAGACGAGGTGCCCATGCGCGGCCTCGCCGGTCTGCTCGATTGGCGGCTCGCCGGCAAACTGAGCGCCCTGCAGCGCGCCGATTACCTGCGGGGCGAGGCGGGCGAGGTCCTCTGTGTGCCCGGCCGGCCGCGCTTACCCTTCGACAAGGTGCTCGTCTTCGGTCTCGGACCGCGCCCGCCCCAGGGCTTCGAAGAGGCGCGCTTTCGCGAGACCGTGCTCCATCTGCTTCGCACCTTGGAGGGCTTGCACGTCCCGCGCGCGGTGGTGGAGCTCCCCGGCCGCGCCGACGCCTCCATCCTGCCCGATCGGGCCGCGACCGTGGTCTTGGAGTGCGTCGGGACCTCTGCCGCACACGACACCTGGTGGATCGTGGACCACGCCGACGCCGAGCGCCATCTGCTCGAGCGCGCCCAAGAAGAACAGCGGCGAGCCCGCCGAGCGTAG
- the nusB gene encoding transcription antitermination factor NusB, which yields MGARHSGREAALQMLFQIEASGAGAEEAIALYWRNFEGEPEGRAYAEEIVRGVAEKTEALDARIASASKHWRLERMGRVDRNLLRAGTWELENRQDVPRAVILDEAVELAKAYGSESSSSFVNGVLDRIAEELGRKDTDR from the coding sequence ATGGGAGCTCGTCACTCGGGCCGCGAGGCCGCGCTGCAAATGCTGTTTCAAATCGAGGCCTCGGGGGCCGGGGCCGAGGAGGCCATCGCGCTCTACTGGCGCAACTTCGAGGGCGAGCCCGAAGGCCGCGCCTACGCCGAAGAGATCGTGCGCGGCGTCGCCGAGAAGACCGAAGCGCTCGACGCGCGCATCGCGTCCGCCTCCAAGCACTGGCGCCTCGAGCGCATGGGCCGCGTGGATCGCAACCTCCTGCGCGCCGGAACGTGGGAGCTCGAGAACCGGCAAGACGTCCCGCGCGCGGTCATCCTCGACGAGGCCGTCGAGCTGGCCAAGGCGTATGGGAGCGAGTCGTCGAGCTCGTTCGTGAACGGCGTGCTCGATCGCATCGCCGAGGAGCTCGGGCGCAAGGACACGGATCGTTGA
- the ribE gene encoding 6,7-dimethyl-8-ribityllumazine synthase — MPTLDDARTFVGNLVVPSGARFAIVASRFNDFIVDPLIRGAFDAIVRHGGDAKNVTVVRVPGAWEIPAIVHRLAAKRGFDAIIALSAVIRGSTPHFDYVAGAASNGVGSVAASTGVPVAFGVLTTDSIEQAIERAGTKAGNKGWDAAVSAIEMVSLGRALDEAGL, encoded by the coding sequence ATGCCCACGTTGGACGACGCGCGTACGTTCGTCGGAAACCTCGTCGTCCCCAGCGGCGCACGATTCGCCATCGTCGCCAGCCGCTTCAACGACTTCATCGTCGACCCGCTCATCCGCGGCGCCTTCGACGCCATCGTCCGCCACGGCGGCGACGCCAAGAACGTCACGGTGGTGCGCGTGCCGGGGGCGTGGGAGATCCCGGCCATCGTGCACAGGCTCGCGGCGAAGCGCGGGTTCGACGCGATCATCGCGCTCTCGGCGGTGATCCGCGGGTCGACGCCGCACTTCGACTATGTGGCGGGGGCCGCGTCCAACGGGGTTGGGAGCGTGGCGGCCAGCACCGGGGTGCCGGTGGCGTTTGGCGTTCTCACCACCGATAGCATCGAGCAAGCCATCGAGCGCGCGGGGACGAAGGCGGGCAACAAAGGTTGGGACGCGGCGGTTTCGGCCATCGAAATGGTCTCGCTCGGCCGCGCCCTCGACGAAGCGGGGTTGTGA
- the ribB gene encoding 3,4-dihydroxy-2-butanone-4-phosphate synthase encodes MSPMLDIDPKLLERVNAAIFAIRTGKMVILTDDEDRENEGDLCMAAEFVTPEAINFMATHGRGLICLTLTEQQIERLELPMMQAPGRGAPPLGTAFTVSVEARHGVTTGISAADRAFTTRLAASPDCRPDDLVTPGHVFPLKARTGGVLVRTGQTEGSVDLARLAGLNPAGVICEIMNDDGTMARMPDLERFGKKHGLIIVTIADLIEYRLQTERLVRRLTEKSILLDATGSTWRAIVYESATDGRQLLALVKGEVATGEAILCRMHSGSLIADTFASTPREGARNLREAFRMIEAEGRGVVVYLPPKGNVELELALHEALSAPPHEKKDDPLRDFGLGAQVLFDLGLHKIRLLTNNPRKIAGIHGYGLEVVESIPLKAMNKVPAPPSSGRLL; translated from the coding sequence ATGTCCCCTATGCTCGATATCGATCCAAAGCTGCTCGAACGCGTCAACGCGGCCATTTTCGCCATTCGCACCGGCAAAATGGTCATCCTCACGGATGACGAAGACCGCGAAAACGAAGGCGATTTGTGCATGGCAGCCGAATTCGTCACCCCCGAGGCCATCAACTTCATGGCCACGCACGGGCGGGGGCTCATCTGCCTGACCTTGACCGAGCAGCAAATCGAGCGCCTCGAGCTCCCCATGATGCAAGCGCCCGGTCGCGGTGCACCGCCGCTCGGAACGGCGTTTACCGTGAGCGTCGAAGCGCGACACGGCGTGACCACCGGCATCAGCGCCGCCGACCGCGCCTTCACCACCCGCCTGGCCGCCAGCCCGGACTGCCGCCCCGACGATCTGGTCACCCCCGGACACGTCTTTCCGCTCAAGGCCCGCACCGGCGGCGTGCTCGTGCGAACGGGTCAAACGGAGGGCTCGGTCGATCTGGCGCGGCTCGCAGGCCTGAACCCGGCCGGTGTCATCTGCGAGATCATGAACGACGACGGCACGATGGCGCGCATGCCGGATCTCGAGCGCTTCGGCAAGAAGCATGGGCTCATCATCGTCACCATCGCCGACTTGATCGAGTACCGGCTCCAGACCGAGCGGCTCGTTCGGCGCCTCACCGAGAAGAGCATCCTGCTCGACGCCACGGGCTCCACCTGGCGAGCCATCGTCTACGAATCGGCGACCGACGGCCGGCAGCTGCTCGCCCTCGTCAAAGGCGAAGTCGCGACGGGAGAGGCCATTCTCTGCCGGATGCACTCGGGCTCCCTCATTGCCGACACCTTCGCCTCCACCCCCCGCGAGGGTGCCCGCAATTTGCGGGAGGCGTTTCGCATGATCGAAGCGGAAGGACGCGGCGTGGTGGTGTATCTTCCGCCGAAAGGCAATGTCGAGCTGGAGCTGGCGCTCCACGAGGCCTTGTCGGCGCCGCCCCACGAGAAAAAAGACGACCCTCTGCGCGACTTCGGCCTCGGCGCGCAAGTCCTGTTCGACTTGGGCCTCCACAAGATAAGGCTCCTGACCAACAACCCCCGTAAGATCGCGGGCATCCACGGCTACGGGCTCGAGGTCGTCGAAAGCATCCCCCTCAAAGCCATGAACAAAGTACCGGCCCCGCCGTCTTCCGGGAGACTCCTCTGA
- a CDS encoding riboflavin synthase: MFTGLVEATGQLTRRDRVGPDARLEIKVGDIGEPLVLGESISIDGCCLTVQTILPDGSGFVCDASSETLARTTLGELTLPATINLERATPLGGRMGGHIVTGHIDGTGVLLEREPVGEMSKLTFGYPANLARFIAEKGSICVNGVSLTVNGVGADRFDVMIIPHTAKVTSLGILSPGGKVNLEVDVLARYILRAREVDSHAALTASTKSGT, from the coding sequence ATGTTTACCGGACTGGTCGAAGCCACTGGACAGCTTACGCGGCGCGATCGCGTCGGCCCCGATGCGCGTTTGGAAATCAAGGTCGGCGACATCGGCGAACCGCTCGTGCTCGGGGAGTCCATCAGCATCGATGGCTGTTGCCTCACCGTGCAGACCATCTTGCCCGACGGCTCGGGTTTCGTCTGCGATGCTTCGTCGGAAACGTTGGCCCGCACCACCCTTGGCGAGCTCACCCTGCCGGCCACCATCAACTTGGAGAGGGCCACCCCCCTCGGAGGCCGCATGGGAGGGCACATCGTCACGGGGCACATCGATGGCACCGGCGTGCTGCTCGAACGCGAGCCCGTGGGCGAAATGTCCAAGCTGACGTTCGGCTACCCGGCGAACCTCGCGCGCTTCATCGCGGAAAAAGGCTCCATTTGCGTCAATGGCGTGAGCCTCACGGTCAACGGCGTCGGCGCGGACCGGTTCGATGTCATGATCATCCCCCACACCGCCAAGGTGACCTCCCTTGGAATTCTTTCCCCGGGAGGAAAGGTCAATCTCGAAGTCGACGTGCTGGCGCGCTACATCCTGCGCGCGCGCGAGGTCGACTCGCACGCCGCGCTCACTGCGTCTACCAAAAGCGGCACCTGA
- a CDS encoding inorganic diphosphatase: protein MSHPWHDIPIPEPIEEGFPGFIEIPQGSRVKYELDKDTGLLKVDRILFSAVHYPANYGFIPRTYCDDGDPLDVLVLCQEAVAPMCIMRARAIGVMQMRDEKGLDDKIIAVHLDDPAYCEYTHIRELPRHTLIELRRFFEDYKLLEHKAVTVEDFQGPFEANRIIRESIIGYQKLRAAEAH from the coding sequence ATGAGTCATCCCTGGCACGACATCCCGATCCCCGAGCCCATCGAAGAAGGCTTCCCCGGGTTCATCGAAATTCCCCAAGGCTCGCGGGTCAAATACGAGCTCGATAAGGACACGGGGCTCCTCAAGGTCGACCGCATCCTCTTCAGCGCCGTCCACTACCCGGCCAACTACGGATTCATCCCGCGCACCTATTGCGACGACGGTGATCCCCTCGACGTGCTCGTCCTCTGCCAGGAGGCCGTGGCGCCCATGTGCATCATGCGCGCGCGCGCCATCGGCGTCATGCAGATGCGCGACGAGAAGGGCCTCGACGACAAGATCATCGCCGTGCACCTGGACGATCCGGCGTACTGCGAATACACGCACATCCGCGAGCTGCCCCGCCACACCTTGATCGAGCTCCGTCGCTTCTTCGAGGACTACAAGCTGCTCGAGCACAAGGCGGTCACCGTGGAGGACTTTCAAGGCCCCTTCGAGGCCAACCGCATCATCCGCGAATCCATCATCGGTTACCAAAAGCTGCGCGCCGCCGAAGCACACTGA
- the hemB gene encoding porphobilinogen synthase produces MGFPDIRPRRLRVSPAMRKLVRETSLSPSDFIYPLFFSATLSEPNPIASLPGVLQLPVKMAAAQAREIAQRGIGSVILFGLPKTKDPNGDSAIDPDGPVPRAVAEIKSAVPDLLVVTDVCVDEYTDHGHCGVLRERKNTGELEVDNDATLDVLAKMAQVHARAGADIIAPSDMMDGRVARIRQALDQDGFESTAIMSYAVKYASAFYGPFRDVADCAPKFGDRAGYQMDPGNAREALREASLDEMEGADILMVKPALPYLDVLREVRRASNLPIAAYNVSGEYAMLHAAAAAKMIDLDRAMMEVLTSIRRAGADIILTYHALRAAELLGA; encoded by the coding sequence ATGGGTTTTCCCGACATTCGGCCGCGGCGACTGCGCGTCTCGCCGGCCATGCGCAAACTGGTACGCGAAACCTCGCTGAGCCCGAGCGACTTCATTTACCCGCTCTTCTTCAGCGCGACCCTGTCCGAGCCCAATCCCATAGCGTCCCTGCCCGGCGTCTTGCAGCTCCCCGTCAAGATGGCGGCTGCCCAGGCCCGCGAGATCGCGCAGCGCGGAATCGGCTCGGTGATCCTGTTCGGGCTCCCCAAGACGAAGGATCCGAACGGCGATAGCGCGATCGATCCCGACGGCCCCGTGCCCCGCGCCGTGGCGGAGATCAAGTCGGCCGTCCCCGATCTCCTGGTGGTGACCGACGTCTGCGTCGACGAGTACACCGACCACGGTCACTGCGGCGTGCTCCGCGAACGCAAGAACACCGGAGAGCTCGAGGTCGACAACGACGCGACCCTCGACGTGCTGGCCAAAATGGCGCAGGTGCACGCGCGCGCGGGCGCCGACATCATCGCGCCGAGCGACATGATGGATGGCCGGGTGGCGCGCATCCGCCAGGCGCTCGACCAAGACGGGTTCGAGTCGACGGCGATCATGAGCTACGCGGTGAAGTACGCGAGCGCCTTTTACGGTCCTTTCCGGGACGTGGCCGACTGTGCACCGAAGTTCGGTGACCGCGCCGGCTACCAGATGGATCCGGGCAACGCGCGCGAAGCGCTGCGCGAGGCGTCGCTGGACGAGATGGAGGGGGCGGACATTTTGATGGTCAAACCCGCCCTGCCCTACCTCGACGTGCTGCGCGAGGTGCGCCGCGCCAGCAACCTCCCGATCGCGGCCTACAACGTATCGGGCGAGTACGCCATGCTGCACGCGGCGGCCGCCGCCAAGATGATCGACTTGGATCGGGCCATGATGGAGGTGCTCACCTCCATCCGCCGCGCCGGCGCCGACATCATCTTGACGTACCATGCCCTTCGGGCCGCCGAGCTCTTGGGAGCGTGA
- a CDS encoding uroporphyrinogen-III synthase, which yields MLPLRAHDALATCHAVVHDEHADPEILAIAPEAAVRIAAQAGETGEARENGETGEAGETGEAGETGEAGETGEAGETGEAGETGEARETGEAGQAAGDDPATACVALAREGRTVVRLTRSEVLFEGGEAEVRAVAQAKVPFEVVPSARPETSVSAFAGTSFAASSYAVLRAPAAEGLLRWDWASLAHATDMLVAHVTRATLDEVVTALLQHGRSPDTPAMALTDLGRPVQRTQVGTLSDIATRARRLSTDARILVVGDGVEHGRALAWFDRRPLFGKRVLVTRTAEQSRSTLSLLRARGADAIAHPTIEIHPPPDPGPMQRALARLATDYDFVAFTSENGVACAWEELLRQGRDARAFGNVQIAAIGPGTAAALAAHGLKADCVAKEFRGESLAEALQELWARRAGGGAAGRAPRILIARALVARDALPEALRVAGWQVDVVALYETRATGPDKVANLARALEDGAIDAVTFTSKSTVDNFCLALGPETGRLLAKPKVAVIGPITRDAAEARGIRVDVMASPYTVEALVGALEASFAGAYFREDPV from the coding sequence ATGCTGCCTTTGCGCGCTCATGACGCGCTCGCCACCTGCCACGCGGTCGTTCACGATGAGCACGCCGATCCGGAAATTCTGGCCATCGCGCCCGAGGCCGCCGTTCGGATTGCCGCTCAAGCTGGCGAAACCGGCGAAGCCCGCGAAAATGGCGAAACCGGCGAAGCTGGCGAAACCGGCGAAGCTGGCGAAACCGGCGAAGCTGGCGAAACCGGCGAAGCTGGCGAAACCGGCGAAGCTGGCGAAACCGGCGAAGCTCGCGAAACCGGCGAAGCTGGCCAAGCTGCCGGGGACGATCCTGCCACGGCGTGCGTGGCGCTGGCCCGAGAGGGGCGAACGGTTGTGCGGTTGACGCGCTCGGAGGTGCTCTTCGAGGGCGGCGAGGCAGAGGTTCGCGCCGTGGCGCAGGCCAAGGTGCCCTTCGAGGTCGTGCCCAGCGCCCGCCCGGAGACGTCGGTCTCGGCGTTTGCGGGGACGTCGTTCGCCGCCTCGAGCTACGCCGTCTTGCGGGCGCCCGCGGCGGAGGGCCTTTTGCGCTGGGACTGGGCCTCGCTGGCGCATGCCACGGACATGCTGGTGGCGCACGTGACCCGCGCCACCTTGGACGAGGTGGTGACGGCGCTCCTGCAGCACGGGCGCTCGCCCGATACACCGGCCATGGCGTTGACGGATTTGGGCCGCCCGGTGCAGCGCACGCAGGTGGGAACGCTGTCGGACATCGCCACACGCGCCCGCCGGCTCTCCACGGACGCGCGCATCCTGGTGGTGGGCGACGGGGTGGAGCACGGCCGCGCGCTCGCCTGGTTCGATCGGCGGCCGCTGTTCGGCAAGCGGGTGCTGGTCACGCGCACGGCGGAGCAGTCGCGCTCCACGCTTTCGCTGCTTCGCGCGCGCGGTGCGGATGCGATCGCGCATCCCACCATCGAGATTCACCCGCCCCCCGATCCGGGGCCGATGCAGCGTGCGTTGGCGCGTCTCGCAACGGATTATGACTTCGTGGCATTCACCAGTGAAAATGGCGTGGCGTGCGCCTGGGAGGAATTATTACGCCAGGGGCGGGACGCGCGCGCCTTCGGAAACGTGCAGATTGCAGCCATCGGTCCCGGTACGGCGGCGGCGTTGGCTGCCCACGGGCTGAAGGCGGATTGCGTGGCCAAAGAGTTTCGGGGCGAGAGCCTGGCCGAGGCGCTGCAAGAGCTCTGGGCCCGCCGAGCTGGGGGCGGCGCAGCCGGTCGGGCGCCGCGTATTTTGATCGCGCGTGCGCTCGTGGCTCGTGATGCACTTCCGGAAGCGCTGCGGGTGGCCGGGTGGCAGGTCGATGTCGTGGCCCTCTATGAAACGCGCGCCACCGGGCCCGACAAAGTCGCCAACTTGGCCCGAGCGCTCGAAGATGGTGCAATCGATGCCGTGACCTTCACGTCGAAGAGTACGGTCGACAACTTCTGCCTCGCGCTCGGCCCGGAGACCGGCCGTTTGCTCGCGAAGCCGAAGGTCGCCGTCATCGGGCCGATCACGCGCGACGCAGCCGAAGCGCGCGGGATTCGGGTCGACGTGATGGCCTCTCCCTACACCGTCGAGGCCCTCGTCGGCGCCCTTGAGGCGAGCTTCGCGGGCGCGTATTTTCGAGAAGACCCCGTTTGA